One Mycobacterium marseillense DNA window includes the following coding sequences:
- a CDS encoding TVP38/TMEM64 family protein yields MTADGDGTDGPGPTSQPVSRRGPVVRLAVFAAFLAVVFYLVAVAHVIDIEEIRRVVSATGPAAPLTYVVVSAVAGSLFVPGSILAAGSGLLFGPLLGVFVTLGATVGTAIVASFVGRRAGRDSARALLGAQRADRIDALIGRRGLWAVVGQRFVPGISDALASYAFGAFGVPLWQMAVGAFIGSVPRAFVYTALGASIGNRSSPLAYAAIAVWCVSAIVGAFAAHRGYRKWRGHAGQGAENSSPESGFEAH; encoded by the coding sequence GTGACGGCCGACGGGGACGGCACCGACGGTCCCGGCCCGACATCCCAACCCGTCTCGCGGCGGGGCCCGGTCGTGCGGCTCGCCGTGTTCGCCGCCTTTCTCGCGGTGGTGTTCTATCTGGTGGCCGTCGCACACGTCATCGACATCGAGGAGATCCGGCGGGTGGTGTCGGCCACCGGGCCGGCGGCACCGCTGACGTACGTCGTGGTCTCGGCGGTGGCCGGGTCGCTGTTCGTGCCGGGCTCGATTCTGGCCGCGGGCAGCGGGTTGCTGTTCGGGCCGCTACTGGGCGTGTTTGTGACGCTGGGCGCGACGGTGGGCACCGCGATCGTGGCGAGTTTCGTCGGCCGCCGGGCCGGCCGCGACAGCGCCCGGGCGCTGCTGGGCGCGCAGCGCGCCGACCGCATCGATGCCCTGATCGGGCGGCGGGGCCTGTGGGCGGTGGTCGGGCAGCGGTTCGTCCCCGGCATCTCGGATGCGCTGGCCTCGTACGCGTTCGGTGCGTTCGGAGTCCCGTTGTGGCAGATGGCCGTTGGCGCGTTCATCGGTTCGGTGCCGCGGGCCTTCGTCTACACCGCGCTGGGCGCCTCGATCGGCAACCGGTCATCGCCGCTGGCCTACGCGGCGATCGCGGTGTGGTGCGTGAGCGCCATCGTCGGCGCATTCGCCGCGCACCGGGGGTACCGGAAATGGCGCGGGCACGCCGGGCAAGGCGCGGAAAACTCTTCGCCCGAGTCGGGTTTCGAAGCGCACTAG